cagaaacaAAGAATAGTACTTCTTTTACGATACTGAGCATATAACTAACCATCACTGCTTAAATTTGAACTTTCGAGTTCCGCGAGTTGAATTAGCTAGTTAAAATCAATTAGTTTTCTCTACTTTTCAAAAGGGACTAACAAATATTTTGCAGTAATGTATGTAGTAGTGTATGTGTACCTGTAAACCCAAATGCGAATACCACCAGCAATAAGCTTCTTGATGACAGGAAGCATGGACTGTGGTGAGTCATTCCAAAATGTGATATTATCGCTAAGGACAAGCACAAGATCAGATAGACAACATCAACACATATTTTATTTCTGATTATCTACCTATCACCTAtgtgataataataaatatagcaCGAGTTAAGATTggtttaatgatatttttcaatATGTAATGTTAACCTTAAGCTGAAGTTTGTTTTTATCGGGAAGAATCAAAGACACTGTCAAATGTTTACAATAACTCGTGTATTTTGTTCAACCAACTAAGATCATTTTAACGCCTAAAACTCAAGTTAATCAATAGCATAAATAAATGTTgtaattagaaaagaaaagaaaaacagaaaaaaaaaaaaaggaatgttGGAGCAAAACCTGCAATGAGTCCATGGATATGGAATTTTGGTGACATTGGCATGTAATGCCTTTTGGACTTCTGGCCTATTTAGGTACGCTTCAGTATAATCGGATGCACAAGGATCATATCCAGCTGATTTTCTGTGCCACCCATCCTGTTCAAATCAAAAAGGCCAACATGCTCTATAAGATGTAGCAAATCGATCTCTTCTAGGACTAATAGTTAATTAGGTAGTATAAGGACTAAAACTTAGTTATCGTTTCTCTATACAATGACTAATTTATAAAGTAGTATGTCTTGGCACCAAATGATTAACTTTGTTACATGATTATCACGTATTACCCATGTTAGCCCCATCAACCATGTCATGTCACATGTCAGCCACACTTTGTAGGTTTAAGGGTCCGTTTGATTCCTTCTCACTTTTTGGTTTTAGTAATtagtttctaaaataatttcacactGGTCAagaattatttctaaaaaaagtattttagagagagagaaaaaaaagaaacaaccaacagatgttttctcattttcttcttatgtttttattttgttaaacctCTCACAATTTCACAATGTGCTCTATATCGCCCACCATCCTCCACCAACCTTTATTTAATTgcattttgaaaactaaaaacaattttttaaaagaaaaatcaaatacatcCTAAAActtatagtttattttattttgtccaaGATTAATACTTTAagtaacatattaatattttctaaaaaaagtaaCATATTAATAGAATTTTAGAATTCGTTACTTAATTAGTTAATGGGgaatttttactaaaagacaGAACACAGTTGGCAGAAGCTcacaatttttgaaaaactttgaaGGGCTTCCTTTCTGGTGCTGCTGGTGTTGCTGAAACATCTGGGAGTGTACAAGCTATACATATCAATAATCTTATACACAGCGAAGTACTTATTGAGTTCCACATTGCACTCATTTGTTTGATTTAGAATTGGAAGGCTGAAATCGCATATGGTTGTAATGTTATGGTATACTCCATCAGATATCACAGCATGATCCCATGCATAATCTATCATACCCTTTTGATCTGTTTCGTCGTCCAGTAATGCATTTCCAATCTGCACAAGCAATGTCATTGtgtcaaattaattttgatttcatttttttcttttggactTTTCCTGTTGATTGGTTATACCTTGACCTTGCTTTGACCTATGTTACATGAACACAGGTATGATATCACTATGTAATGAGGATATGGGAATGAAAtatgtcaattttttaaaattaaaatcacaataTGCTAATAAAGGTTTATTGATTgtcatgaaaatatttatgacACAAGAAATCAACAAACTCCAATCTCATATCTTAGAAAAAAGGATTAGTAagtttgattaaataaaaaaatgaagatagaaaaattataaaaagacaaaaagaaaaactttatgttgtcaatgttttgaaaaaaaatatttaactaatatTTAAGTTACACTTCTTTTTTACGTTGCATTTAACGTATACTTAAGTATACTCAAAATTGCACTTATCTTGTTAAGGTTATAGTCAAGTGgcgtacaattttttttttaacaaaaatatttttgttgagtATTCAACTGCACTCAATGTGCACCTGTATTTGATACATATCAGGCACaagtataattgaaaaaatgatATTCGTGGTTCAGGGTTGATGAGAGAATTTTACCAGGAATCCTTTGAAGTTAATGTAGTCTTTCTCGACAGGATTGCGATTATTATCGAAAATGAGCTCTGAAAGTTGCGGAACATAGTGCCCTGAAATGTCAAaacaaatcatatttatttttaaatgaagaaattaaggcCCAAAATCATATCATATTACATATACTTTTCGCAAAGAAATGTATGGTGTTCTAGAGGTTGTTACTTCCTGCAAGTCCAAGTTGCTTCCTGCACCCTTTCTGGAatgattttttactttttgaattGGTCATtctagaagtaaaaaaaaaataaagtgtcttccggaatgtaattttacattctgCATTGTTTATTCCGGAAGTTATAAAGGAGGTGTAGGAAGCAACTTGGGAGTTGCAGCAAGCAATAGCCTGTTTTAGAACATTGCTAGATACCTGCATAGCTTTCACCGGAAATGTAGAATTCGTGTGATCTGAATTGTGGAAATCTTCTAAACCACTTGATGATAAAGGTGTGTGAATCTTTAGCTGATGTTGAAAAATAACGTACCATCAATAAATCACATTTAGTAAAagcaggataaaaaaaaaattacaaatatttagatGACAGCAACATTTAACATTACCGGTAATGGTGTCACCAAGCTCACTTATATCACTGCTGGTGTTGGTGTAGGAGAACCCCACCCCAACAGGGGATTCCAAAAACAAAAGATTGGCAGCTATAGAAAATAGAAACTATATTGGTTAAGGATCGTTGCTTTTTCTAGCATATAGTTTATCTTGAATAAACACATTTACCAAATTTACAAATCAACTTATGAGAATTAATGACCATGTATAGTATATATGTTTTGGTATGTGGTGAAAAATTATTGGCTACGAATCTAAATTCACCAACCGTTATTCCAAGAATAAGGATTTAACTTTAGCTTTGGTTGGCTGCTGTCCTGAGGAAAGAAGGGTCCTAGCTCCTCTGCTTCTCCATAACCAATTGAGGAACAACCAGGGcctgaaaacattcatgcattttcttcatgttaatAGCTAATGAATcagtgtaaataaataaataaataagtaaatatactACAGATGTAACGTATAACTAACTTTGAAAGTGACAACTATAAACTATAAAGGATGATATGTACTATTATATAGGATATGATATAAGCTTCATACATATCGTAATCGTaatgaattgaaaaagcaaatttAAACTAATTCGGAAAGTTCGTAATGTTATTATCATTGTAAACAAAAAGTAagtcatatttatttaaaagcaAAAGGCAAAGAAGCCTCAGTAATGATTTGCGGTTCCAAAATTGAATGAATCCATTGATTCCAACATGGAGTTGTTCAAGAGTTTaactttcataaaattaaatcattgcGGAGTTTAACAACCTTCAAGAAGATGGGGAAATCGCAACTACATTATAAAATgattatcaatataaaatttatagaccaaattaatttacttttatattgtaaaatataattctcaACTTGGGAGGTGTGGTTCACATATTATCTCTAcaattagcaaaaaaaataaaatctctaAAACTagccaagaaaataaaatctcttatttttatttgtatattccATTTACAAGCGATGCTTGGATAATCTAAATTGACCAATAAGAATATGGAACATCaaaattataccattgtgatacCTAAATGAGCAAAAGTGTAATTAAGGTAATAAATTACGATGAAACAGATAACGAATAAGCAGAACATAGTCAAACTTCAAAAGTTagaacctttttttatttatgcacATGCTtcgttaattttgttttatcataCCTGGCCCCCTTTTTTTGCTGGTGTCACTAATATAAAGTTTTCTTGCCTTTATGTTCCTATcagcacaagaaaaaaaaagttgggttTTCACTTCGGTTCAAAGCAATATTCATTGCTTCAATGGAATTTTATTATGGCAGTTTCTGCTGCAAGTTGAAGCCACTGACTGAAGACTTTGATCAAATTTTGAATAACCGCATGCTTGCTCCATATTCaattattggtttttttttttttttgcaaagttgttttctttttgtttttgtcgaCCTCTTGGTCCACAAGCTAACAAACTGGGAGCCAATAACATGTTAGAAGTcacaaagaaattaaatgaaCTCGCATATCGTGTACACAACCTTCGTCTTGAATTTTGGCCGTTTTTTctgtttgtattttttgttttgtttttatttttatttttatctccaTTGGTAAGTTAAACAAATGAATTTGGAAAAGGATTACGTAACCTATAAATTAAGTACATAATTAAACATGTCATCCTGGCAGATTGTGCAAGAAACaactcattaattaattataacaaatacgagtagaattttaatattttttttttatgatagtaaaaatttaatatggaTGTGGCAAATTAGTTGGTTTGCTCtcgtcaaaaagagaaaaaaaaaatccttacatctatattaattgtttatGTCCCGTAACATTCATACACACCGTTTGGATATATGGAACCATGTTCGTGAATCGGCTCGCTAATTCCGTGGATCGGGTGGATAACggattttttatcttaaaagttttgtataattatattgaattttCGAGTCTAGTCTATTATATTAAGCCTAAGGacttaacaaattttatatgtGAACTTGTGGACTATCTATTTAATCCTTCTAAATTTAATAGGTAAGTATTATTGATTTGTTAGGGTAAGATTTTGACTTTTAACTTAAGTTGTAATTGTTATTTTGATGtgtttaaaatattagtatattttagtgtaatagattttagtataaaaaataaagtcaatttttttttcttttagttatatACATTTGTCACTTTCTAAAAcacattttctttataaaaaatatttttttttcaaattaatatttaggtCTGACGATCAGTCCATTTATTTGTGgatttttgtgaattaaatataaatcttaaaaaaatttatttatttcataaatcAGACTTATTTGATCAGTCTAAAACTTAAGTTTCGTGGACTGGATTATAAATGGATAAGACTAGTATCTATATCTACCAATGAAGTTTTTTAAAAGGCACAAtgaaaattcaattcaatattttcaaataaaccAAGGTTTCGAACTTTAATTTATAGTCGATCTGTGGGTTTTGGCttgtataatttaaaagtaatctTCTTGGTGAAGTTATATGCgagaatttttataaattaatttatggaaaaaattatttttttctataagtatttttttaaattttatccaaatagacctttttttttcagataTCCAAATATAACCATATCAAACTTGGTTGGGTAAAGATAACGCATTTAATATTGATTTAAGGTATGATattgtatttttcaaaaaaataaaaatattattccaaaaaatacttaaaaatgtGTTAGGCtggattttaatatttatataaatatttttcaaattttaaaaaattaaaataaaaaataagagatgaAAGGGAAGCTATGAGTGagttaaaaaaacaacttttcaCATTTTTATGGGATCGAATACAGCTCTCCCACTCCCTCACCTTGAGAATAAAAGTGAAATAAGTTAGGTTCTAATTACTTTCCTAagaattaacaaaaattaagaatattttttaaggcttaaatatatttttaatactgtaatgtatttattttttagattattatctattttctaaaaaatactttgatatttttaaatttttgtttttaatatttatcattagtCTTGATccgttaaataataatataacaaacTAATAAAATGTTATATCATTACTTAAATGATAATGTGATAAACTAACATACTTAGACTCACGAtaaataccaaaaataaaagtttgaaaacattagttagtaaaataaaataaaagataataaactaaaaaaggaataaatcacaagtataaaaaacatatttgatcattttttaaaactctaaaCAAGCATAGAATATTAGAATACCACATTccaatcatgtaaaaaaaaaagaatactaCACTCGaaaattcatattcatattctTAGAAATAATAACTTTCAAGAAACACACTCTAGTAAATATCTCTTGTGCAGGAGGGCAAGCTTACGATATTATTTGGCATAACTTGTTTCACAAGGGGCACGGTGTTGACTGCATAATTATAATGCTATATATGTGCGCAGCGGCAGGTGCATAACCtcttagttttttgtttttttcctaattaaactaattgaaGCTATGATGGTTTGCATTTATCTTGATGTACTTTCATGATATTATTTAGGAAGGAATCATCATGACAATGAGTGCTGCATGACTTGCGCGAAGGAATGACCTGGAGATCACTCGGAgttatatgaaaattatatatgataattcaATTCGCTAATTATGTGCCTGATTTTATTCTAATCAACGCATTTACTTTTACATCTTGTGAATCTGATGAGGCTAGCTATAAACGAGTTTTGCTGAAACTACTTGAATTTAGGTAAAGGCCCCATGATTGCTTCAGAATTGTTTTTAGCAGTTTTCCTTTCTTGTCTTTAACAAACTTTATATATTCCATCACCAATATCGCAGTCGTTGGGAAATTAATATACGACAATATACGATTACCAACATTGCTTGTCGCAATCATTCACAAGATCATCAATCGATAAGACTCGGGATTCACTAGgttaaatatatcaattaagCATGATATATACCATTAATTATTTACCCAAATACATGTGTGCGAGAGTGTGAGTGTGTGATGCTACGATAATTAAAAACATCACAGTTTCGTTGAGTTAATTATGTATTAGTCATGAAAgtgaaaactaaataaaaacgattgcataaataataaatatatgcatGAGGAACTGAGTTAGTAAATAAGCGCGTACCTCCATTGAGCCATAAGAGAAGAGGTTTTTCTTCTGGTTTATGAGTGGCCTCAAAGAACCAATAGAAGAGTGCTCTTCCATGGGTTTCATTGACAGTGATATAACCAGAATATTGTTTGAACTTCACCGGAGGCTGTCCGGGTAGTCCATGCACTCTGTCAGCTTCTTGCTCTGAAACACCTAAAGCTTCTTtggtgaaagaaagaagaagcagaagaagaaaattgaaaaaaactgAACACAGAGCCATAACTGATCCCTGTCTCTGGACTCACTTCCTCAGCACCAGCCGTGGGGTGCTTTGGGTTTAAATAGTGAAGAGACTTATGAAAACAGACATTTTGTTATTCCCCAAAGCCACGTGGGAATTACATAACCAATTTCCTTATTATATGTTTACAATATATCGATCAATCTCTATAtcatgtataattattttttaattaatttatcaaaaacaatACTTAATTACATTTTAGAGACGTGATCGGCATACAACATGTGTTCTCgagtttaaataatattaagcatgtaattatataaaatatttggaaaaggttttatttatttctaataaataatacatgtaATCTATAACAAATGCaccatataataatttatctatagAAATATGATACTTGTGAGGTGATACActttaaaggataaaatacaataataactgttaattaaaaaaattaatataatgagATTTGTGATGATCATCAATTTTAACccgtaataattttttactgttTTATATCGTCAATTCTAGTTTTGTATTGATTTTGAAGGATTCAGATGTAATAATGTTAGTGACttaataaagactaaaatggttaaaaaattgtaactatAGGCACTGAagtatgatattttaaataagatttaattgtatttttttatcttaattttttaatt
The nucleotide sequence above comes from Glycine soja cultivar W05 chromosome 11, ASM419377v2, whole genome shotgun sequence. Encoded proteins:
- the LOC114373886 gene encoding serine carboxypeptidase-like 34, with protein sequence MALCSVFFNFLLLLLLSFTKEALGVSEQEADRVHGLPGQPPVKFKQYSGYITVNETHGRALFYWFFEATHKPEEKPLLLWLNGGPGCSSIGYGEAEELGPFFPQDSSQPKLKLNPYSWNNAANLLFLESPVGVGFSYTNTSSDISELGDTITAKDSHTFIIKWFRRFPQFRSHEFYISGESYAGHYVPQLSELIFDNNRNPVEKDYINFKGFLIGNALLDDETDQKGMIDYAWDHAVISDGVYHNITTICDFSLPILNQTNECNVELNKYFAVYKIIDMYSLYTPRCFSNTSSTRKEALQSFSKIDGWHRKSAGYDPCASDYTEAYLNRPEVQKALHANVTKIPYPWTHCSDNITFWNDSPQSMLPVIKKLIAGGIRIWVYSGDTDGRIPVTSTRYTLRKLGLGIVEDWTPWYTSKQVGGWTIAYDGLTFVTIRGAGHQVPTFTPKQALQLVRHFLANKKLPSQPI